TGGGCTGCCTCATCTTcagttttgaatattttttctcTGGCTCAGTCTTTTAATTCTGTAATTTTTTGTTCTATTCGAAGAGATCTTATTTTCCTTGCTAACATTTTGGCAACGAGAGTTCTTAAACTTAAGTTTTCCCATGTTTTAGTGCATCCACCCATTTTCATTGTAAATATATCTTTAGTTAATGCCCGTTATTTTTCCGAGGCATCCTTTTATCAATAAAATTCTGTCTTGATAAAAAACTGAAACAAGTTCACCCCGACGTACGTGTGAGGATGGAACACCTTATCTCTATTGTTCTTATATATTCtcatctaggggtgtcaatcggttggtatGGTTCGGTTCCGGTCCgagttgagtcggtttcggtgtgggaaagttgaaaccaaaaccgaaccaatgagaaaattccggtttcggtttggttttggtttcggtgcggttttggtttcggtttgtcttcggtttcttaaatcaatttgtaaccggattggttttggtttttggtctagtttggattcgacttttcatacaaatgtatataaaactatgcaaattttgattttttttaataaattttggagtgtttcgatttcttaccggtttggtttcagtttcgatcTGGGtattgagtcggtttcggtttgatttcgggttcatccggtttctggtgcgattcgatttgattttagggttgcaATATtctaaaccgaaccgaaccaataagacttcggtttggttcgatccatgttgttatcggtttgatcTAGCTGATTTTAtcggttcgatttaggaattgacacccctattttcATATGTATGTGAAGGTGAATATATGTGCAGTAGATTCAAACTCGCacaacatttattttttttcaatataaaaCAAAATTCACTGAGCCCTGTAGAGAAGAATTGAGCACAtgacagggaaaaaaaaataatgggaaGAGGGCTCCTCCACCAGTGGTGATGGATTCACCTTCATCCATCATCCTTTTTCCCTAAAAACAAAATCACTTTTTGTTGGTTGCGACTTTTCTTCGTTCTTTCGAACCTTTGTTTCTGTCCTGTTCTTGTCAAACACTGGCCACCAGTCTTGCGGACCAAGTTACCCTTGCCCAACTAACAGCCGCCTTGACTTTTCTGCCTCCATCACTGtccttaaaaaatatatataccaCCACTAGAGCAGAGTATCTCATTAGAAGTGAGAAGGGTCACCACTCACCAGAAGTGAGAAGACCCTTCCCATTTCCGAGGCCCAGGGAtcgaataaaagaaagaagaataagtgCTTGCAAGAATACGATCATGTCTTACGATTCAGTCCACGGTACGTTAATGTTCTtcccaaactcttccacacTAATGTCTTCCCTTACTGTTCTATTCCTTAAACCCATTTTTCTACATGGGTTTTCTGCATCTTCACACCTTGTTTTGTTACtggttttatctttttattggGCGTGCAAGAAACTTACGACGCCCAAGCACGAAGGTTCAATACAGGGGCTAAAGCACACCTCTTTTTCGTACTATCGTTCGACCCTTTTCGTCTCTTTGgggctttttttctttaatcttctTTTTTGCGCTTTAAACTACTTCTTCTGGTATAGAAATGGTTGGTCTAGTGAAAATCTTGTGACCCAATTAGATTTTGTACTCAGAACACTTGCTTGGTTTGCAGTTGCTTCTTACTTGCATTTCCAATTTCATTCACATGAGCTGAGGTTTCCCAACCTATTAAGAATTTGGTGGGGTTTCTATTTCCTGCTATCTTGTTCCTGTCTTGTCATGGACGCTGTTTCGTTTGAGAAACATCAGTTCTTACCAACCCAGTCTTGGATTTCCGATGTTGTGTCTGTTCTTGCTGGCTTGTTCTTCTGTTATGCTGGATTCTTTGGGAAGCAAAGAGGAGATACCCATCTTCGGGAGCCTCTTTTGAATGGCAATAACAATAGAGCAAATGGCGTGGAGGGGTCACGAAAGACTATCGGTGGTGACAACATAACTCCTTACTCAGCTGCTAATTTTCTTAGTATTCTTACTTTTTCTTGGATGGGTCCTTTGCTTGCGGTTGGGAATAAGAAAACTATAGACCTTGAAGATGTTCCACAACTTGCAACCAGTGACACTGTTAACAGGGTCTTCCCGGTTCTCAGAAGTAAGCTCGAATCAGATGGTggctgtggtggtggtggtgtaggTCGTGATCAAATAACCACACCCAAGCTGGTGAAGGCATTGATCCTCTCAGCATGGAGAGAAATTGTATTGACCGGTATATTGGCCCTTATATATACATTTGCTTCTTATGTTGGACCATATTTTATTGACAGCTTTGTTCAATATCTCAATAGTCCTGACCAAGACAAAAGCAAAGGCTACATGTTGGTTTCTACCTTTTTCTTTGCAAAGCTTGTAGAGTGCCTCTCGCAGCGACACTGGTTTTTTAGGGTGCAACAGGTGGGGATTAGAACTCGTGCTGGCCTGGTTGCAATGATCTATAGGAAGGGTCTCAAACTTTCAAACGAATCAAAGCAGGGCCACACAAGTGGTGAGATCATTAATTTTATGACTGTTGATGCAGAGAGGGTTGGTGACTTCAGTTGGTACATGCATGACCTATGGATGGTGCTTGTTCAAGTTGCACTGGCATTGGTGATCTTGTACAAGAGCCTTGGACTTGCTTCAATTGCGGCTTTGGTCACTACAATAATTGTGATGTTGGCTAATATACCATTGGGGACATTGCAAGAGAAGTTCCAGGGGAAATTGATGGATTCAAAAGATCAAAGGATGAAGGTTACATCTGAGATTCTAAGGAATATGAGGATTCTTAAGCTTCAAGGCTGGGAGATGAAGTTCTTGGCTAAGATAGTTGAGCTCCGTAAGGCAGAGGCAGGATGGTTAAAGAAATATCTTTATACATCAGCCATGACAACTTTTGTATTCTGGGGTGCCCCCACATTTGTATCTGTGGCCACTTTTGGGGCATGTATGATTCTAGGAATCCCTCTAGAGTCGGGGAAGATTCTGGCTGCACTTGCAACATTTAGGATATTGCAAGAGCCAATTTATAATCTCCCAGACACAATCTCAATGCTTGTTCAGACAAAGGTTTCTCTTGATAGGATTGCCTCATTCCTTCGTCTTGATGACCTGCAACCTAATGTAGTACAGAAGCTTCCTGTTGGTAGTTCTGAGATTTCAATTGAGATAATCAATGGGAATTTCTCTTGGGACCCCAAATCCTCTATTCTCACATTGAAAGATCTGAACTTCCAAGTGTACCAAGGCATGAGGGTGGCTGTCTGTGGTCCTGTTGGCTCAGGCAAGTCAAGTTTGTTGTCATGCATATTGGGGGAAATGCATAAGGAGTCTGGTACTGTTAAATTAAGTGGAACAAAAGCTTATATTGCACAATCACCTTGGATACAGAGTGGCAAGATAGTAGAGAATATATTGTTTGGTAAGGAGATGGACATAGAGAGGTATGAGAAAGTCTTAGAAGCATGTTCATTAAAGAGGGACCTTGAAATTTTGCCCTTTGGAGACCAAACTGTTATAGGGGAGAGGGGCATTAACTTAAGTGGTGGGCAGAAGCAAAGAATCCAGATTGCACGTGCTTTATACCAGGATGCTGAAATTTATCTGTTTGATGATCCTTTTAGTGCTGTGGATGCTCATACAGGAAGTCATCTCTTTAAGGTAATTCTCATATGACCTTAAACccagatatttatttatttatcttttataaTTTGGTTTGAAGCATTTCAAGTATtcttttttgtaatattttcatttgttttaaaTTTAGGAGTTTGTCCCACAATTTTGATATAgaaaaaacagaattttggcTATACGAaggagacacacacacacacacacataaaacCATGATTTATATGAATTCAGCCATGCCTGTTCTTACTATAATTAATGGTTGGAGGACTAATACAATTATGCTCACTTGGGTCTCTAAGACATTTCAATATTGACTTACAAATATTGATCTATGTATGACAGGAATGTTTACTTGGGCATTTGAGTTCTAAAACTGTGATTTATGTTACGCATCAAGTAGAATTTTTACCTTCTGCTGATCTCATATTGGTGAGCATTTATGATCTCTTTTTTCTCTGACTTCGATTCAATCAACCTGTTTTAAGGATGGCTTTTAACCTCTTCTTGCTGGATAGGTTATGAGAGGAGGAAAGATTACTCAAGTAGGAAAGTATGAAGAGATTCTCAATTCAGGAACTGATTTTATGGAACTGGTTGGTGCACACAAGAAAGCGTTGGCAGCCTTAAATTCTACAAGTCGTGTggttttttctgaaaatttagTTACTAGGGAGGAAGTGGGTACTACAAGGAATTCTGAGAACGCCttccaagaagaagaggagaagagggaaTTGATAAATGCTAAAACTGAAAAAGTAGTTGGGAAAGAAAGGCAACTTgtccaagaagaagagagagagaaaggtaggGTTGGTCTTTCTGTCTACTGGAAATATATTACAATGGCATACAAAGGAGCCCTTGTGCCATTGATATTGTTGGGACAAATTCTTTTTCAGCTTCTTCAGATTGCAAGCAATTATTGGATGGCATGGGCAACTCCTGTTTCAAAGGATGTAAAACCTCATGTTAGAGGCTCTACACTCATTTTTGTGTATGTTATTTTGGCCCTTGTTAGCTCTCTTTGTGTACTCGTAAGATCCACGCTAACTGCAACTGTTGGATATAAGACGGCCACACTACTTTTCAACAAAATGCATTTATGCATTTTCCGTGCCCCTATGTCATTTTTCGATTCCACTCCAAGTGGACGAATTCTCAACCAGGTAATTTTGCAAACATACTTTTTTATTGGTTGCATATAgtgtttgtttttaattttacatTTGAAGTATATTCAATTTTTTGCATACAGGCTTCTACGGATCAAAGTGCAGTTGATACGTCTATTCCGTTTCAAATTGGGACATTTGCCTTCACAATGATACAACTCTTCGGAATCATTGCAGTAATGTCACAGGTTGCTTGGCaagtttttattgtttttattccTGTGATTGCAATCTGCCTCTGGTACCAGGTAATGCTTTTAGGCTCCCTACTTTCTTGTGACTAAAAAATTAATTCAAGATTTGATATCTTCTTCATGCTTTCACAGACAATTTTATGAGTTGGTTTAAACATATTGATGTAGGGGATTTCCTAGACAACTAAGGTCCCTACAAGAGTGACTCAATTAGGGCAAGACAAACTTAAGGGGGGTCTTGGGATTAGGTTAGAATTTAGATATGCTCAGCAAAACAAGATTcaaaatgcaataaataaagacaaatctACATGTAGCCAGGAGCAATATCAATCTAAGCGGAAAACACATAAAaacttacttaagcttcaagtggggacatggggaagggaacaaacgtcatgcgaatgttaggttcagcacaaatcaatcaggacaccaaataagatatgcaaacaatcaatgtcctctagcaaccaactaaaataaaaaatcagcaagggttttggagatataacagtgaagaaaagacttaaaacaataggtaaaataggcataaacgaaGGGGCAGGGGCTGGTTTCAACAAtaatgggctgcaacatataacagtggattaatggaggtggtTTGTTTAATTACTTACCTACTGTCCAAGtcagaggagtaaagaagaactTGAGGTCTTCCAAGATAAGAGTGCAGTCCACCttatttaatgaagaaaaaaatttcagtttggTGATTAATTGTTCAGCAGCATTCCGATGAATATTTTGCAACTGAGTTGATCTCCATTCTGCAATACTTAGTAACCGCAGCAAACCAGAACAATAATCGATAAAACATggaagtgaaagagagagagggatgaggagaaagagagaatagtgagaaagaaagagagagaaaggcgaGATAAGAGAGAAGCCGAGAGTGAGAGGAGATtgtgagagagaggaggacgaCAGcctttttcattcaaaaaaatagtGTTCATTCGTTAACCCCATCGTGGCCTAGgccattacataaataataaacttagttactaaaataaaaagagccaattggaaagtaaataaagacttcctaaaaactaacaacgaataaagtagtttcctaattaattaaaagactaacaaggaaaagaatatgctaaaaataaactactaaactaacaactaatggggcccacaagatttgctgaaatctggaaagagagagggactcGATCCAAcgctggaaaggctggatcaagcctccttttcttcctcctttttcttcttcttctttcttcttcttctttctattcttccagccacaaagatagttgtttcttcttcttcttgcgtctgtacaccttgatgtccccatcacataTCTATCCCATGAATTTTTATTGGGAACAAGTTATTTGATTCATACCTAATTTGATTTGATGGTGGATCTAGACAAGCTTGGATGTGATATTGGTGCTTTAAACCTTATTTTACTGATTTTTGTATCCCttcccccccacaccccccaaaccccccccccaaaaaaaaaaaaaaaaccattaagaGCTTCTCTTCATTAAATTTATTGACATGCATGGAAGTATTCCGTTTCAAATCACACATGTTCACTTCAACTGAGCCCACGCCATTTCCATTCTTTGTAAATTGCAATAGTGATGCCTACTATCCTATTTTACTTGGCTCCCTCACTTGTACTCTTAGTAGTTTACTAGTTAACAGAAATAATCTTGCCTCTACCAGTGCCTTTGGGACCTTTTGCCTTGTCACACTAGACTATTGTCGTGGGTGAAAGCTAGACAAAAAATCAGGTTGATGGCTCGGCCAAAATGATGCATATGAGTGATGAGATGCCAAATCCTCTATGTTTGTATCCAGTGAAGTGAGAAGCAAATCTCTAATGACTAAGGAATGCATCTAAATAGGTATTCGTGAAATTCTCACACAGGTAAGGTTCAACGCTTGCAGTTGGATGGGAATAGTCCAACCAAATACTCTCTAATCTGGCTTTTATATAGGGGTCCCACTATTAGATTGAGAGTATTTCCATTggagaacaaatcaaattcAGAAGTACAAAATGGTATATTGTATTTGCATcccatttttagaaaaacactTCTTTTCCCTGTAGATGTTTAGAAAAACACCCTTCCGTGCATATTTGCAACATTGCCTTATCTTCCAATTGCTACTATGCATGATCATTTCAAAAGtcaaattttccattcaaaGTCCAATCTCCAGCATAATTGGGCTGGATTCGTCCAAAGGGATTATCCATAACTTTTGTCATAAGGTTTATGCACCATGTTCTGCAGTGCTTAATCACTTTCTCCATGCAGACAATCAGCTCCCATTTGGACTCCATATTTATCCTATCATATTCAACAAAGGCAAACCTTACCAATCCTTGGACTTTATTTATTTCCCTATcaaatcctcttcttctgacaAAAGAAAACCTTCTTTCAAGATGATTCAATAAGCATTGGCACACACAGAATGCACAGATAATATTAAGTCCTTTTTTAGGACTTTTTTTCACCCTGTTTACACAAAGTGGATCATTTTGTACATCCTCTTTTAATGGAAATGTATCCAGTAGCTTAGGCCACATATTGTATGGTTCCTCGACATGCCACAACTCGCTAGGTATCTTCATTCTCTTCcaggttaaaaaaaataaaaaataaaaaaatagagagtTCTCCATGGCAAATACATAAGCAACCAGTTGTAACAAAGTCCCTTCCCTAGACTGTCTAGAAACCCTCTTGGACTTTGTATTTCCCATTCTTTACTAGTATCTTCTCTTTTGCCTTCTCGCTAGCCCAAAAATTTCAGAGAAGTAGCGGGAAAAGATGATGGTGGATTTAGATTGCCACACAGCCATCCCAAAACACAAATGTTAAGGATCCCTAGGGAAGAGTCAAACGATCCCAGAGGTCAAACCTCCTTTTGATGCAGATGATCAGAAACATCACTCCAAATGCCAAGTTTAAAAAAGGCCAATAATTATGACATTGGTGGATCTTATTATAGGCTCTGCAGGAAGAGCTTGTTTAACTGCAAGGACAACAGTGGCATGCAAGTTCACTTTCTTGTGAATAGGCCAATCTAATAGTCCAATAGAAGGAGATATTCACAAAGGATGCACAAAACTGGATCTAGTTGACAAAGGTGTTGCAATCTCTAATACGATGAAGATCACAAAGAGTGCCAACCGAATGTCAATGGCAAGTCCCCTTCCATAATGTATCGATCCAATTCTTGTCTTACAAACCTCAAGCCTACCATAATGGAATTCCTGTTCTCATTGTGACCAGACTTTAATAGTATACCACTACACGAGAGTTGTCTCTAACCGCCTCTCTTGTATCTAGAGGTCTGGCTTTTACAAATGGATTGAGAAACAAATTGTTTTCTAAAAGGTTCAAATTTGGTTTGCTGATTTTTAACTGAATCGGATAGAGAACCTATGAAATCAGAAACCGGGTCATTTCTCTGCGGTCTGATTCAATTGAATCGTAAACGATCGGTTCTGGTTCCATTTTGACACCAATCAAACACCACTCATATTGAAATACCTGCCTATTGCTCTGTTCCCAAATAGTTCAAGCCTGCTTATAGAATCATTCTTCAAAGTTGCATCCTTATTTTTCCAAAACCAAAACAGGAGTCAATCTCCTAATGTTCTTAATGTAGTGATTGTctataaaggaaaatttttattaCTGCAAAGGTAAGGTCTTCCCTAGTTGTTGTCATTTAAGAAAATGGGTCTGTATATGGCTGTCTTGTCCAGTTTTTGCCTTAACTTGTTGATGTAGCAATTTAGGCATGTATAGTTTTGATAAATTCTTCATCAATAAGCTTGATAAATTCCTCATCAATAAGCttatgcaattaaaaaaaaaaaatgttaaaaagtttgtactaattttttttattaaccatACTTATGTTATACATTTATTTCATTGGATGTCATTTTCTTTGACTTGTTATTTTGCAGCAATACTATATTACTACGGCACGAGAATTAGCACGGCTGGTTGGAGTATGCAAAGCTCCAATTATACAACACTTTGCTGAATCTATGTCAGGATCAACCACAATCAGGAGCTTTGATCAGGAACAAAGATTCATGGAGACGAATCTCAAGCTGATTGATGGCTATTCTCGCCCCAAATTTCATACTGGTGGTGCAATGGAGTGGTTATGCTTCCGTTTGGATATGTTGTCATCCCTCGCATTTGccttctctttgtttttcttgattttaatgCCAAAGGGAGTAATTAATCCTGGTAACCAAGTTCAacttgaaattttataatttatccATTTGGTCCCACATGATTGATTATTTGTTTGAATATATGAacttaatcttttcttttctctttgcttGTATAGGCATTGCGGGTTTAGCAGTGACATATGGACTTAATTTAAATATGCTACAAGCCTGGGTcatatggaatctttgcaatcTTGAGAACAATATTATTTCCGTTGAGAGAATACTTCAATACACATGCATTGCTAGCGAACCTCCTCTTGTGACAGAGGTGAATAGGCTTGATTGTGATTGGCCGTCACATGGGAATGTTGATATTGTTAATCTGCAGGTAATCCTAAtccttttttaacaaattttcaattcctgttttgttttattctatttctcaaaaaaatgcTCCTAAAAACAAGTTGAGGTAGCAGGTGGGATCTTTATGTCACTGATAGATGGCTAGTTGGAGAACCTTTTTATATTGTCAACCAAGAAAAGTTTGGTTTGTGTGCTTAATGATTTCATCTGGTGTAGATCCGTTATGCCCCGCACTTGCCTCTTGTATTGCGTGGTCTCACTTGCACTTTTCCTGGAGGGATGAAGGTTGGCATTGTTGGACGGACCGGTAGTGGTAAATCAACTCTCATTCAGGCACTTTTTCGCATTGTAGAACCTGCAGCTGGTCATATTGTAATAGATGGCGTTGACATCTCCAAAATTGGACTACATAACTTGCGGTCAAGATTAAGCATCATTCCACAAGACCCAATCATGTTTGAGGGGACTGTGAGGAACAATCTGGATCCGATTGAAGAGTACACAGATGGACAGATTTGGGAGGTCGGTTCAATTCCATTTAATGAACACTCAAGTTGGTTACATTGGAAGAGGAAAACTACCATCTGTTGTTGTCCTATGGTTGAGATTATAATTAAATTTGATGCCTTGCTTGTACCAAAGAAAAACATCCTGATTGTGTTGATCCTCGAACATCTTATTTGAGGCATTTCCTGGGCTCTCAgcctctcttttcctttcttcccaaGCCATCCAAGTTATTGGATGATTAAGACCTACTTTGATGGTCATTTGCATTTCCTTATCGTCTTCAATAATTGTGATATGTAGGAATTGATACCCAAAATTGTTGTTTCAGGCTCTTGATAGATGCCAGCTTGGAGATGAAGTtagggaaaaggaagagaagcttGATTCTGCAGGTTTGCTTCTTCTCATATTTTCTGGTTATCAAAGTTGTACTGTTACTTATATTAACCTGTCCAACTGTAGACAATTCTTTcggattctttgatttttagcCAGTTGTGTGTCATGAACTCGTGATACGTGTCATTCTTATTTTGCTTGCAAAACTACACATCTGATGTTACAGTGACTGAGAATGGAGAGAACTGGAGCATGGGCCAGAGGCAGTTAGTGTGTCTAGGCCGGGTGCTACTCAAGAGGAGCAAAATATTGGTGCTTGATGAAGCTACTGCTTCAGTTGATACTGCAACTGATAACCTCATTCAGCAtacacttaggcaacagttcTCGGGGTCTACGGTTATCACGATTGCACATAGGATAACATCTGTTCTAGATAGTGATATGGTCCTACTTCTTGACCATGGTTAGTACTATCAAATGGGTTCAATTTTACCCCCTATTCATTCTTTTGTGGTGCTCTGGTTTAACATGTGTTTCGTTTCAAGCAGGTCTTATCATGGAATATGACTCTCCAGCCAAATTACTTGAAAACAAGTCGTCATCATTTGCAAAGCTTGTGGCCGAGTATACTCAGAGGTGAAGTTCTGATTTTGAAAGGTTAACTGATATTTGAATAGTAAAAATGCAGCCAATTGCATTCAGCTGATGATGTGCATTTCTTGATAATGATGAAAAGTATTTTGCACGAGATGGTGGAAGAGGTCTTGAATTTGCATTCATTTGTGATGTATGGCTTAATTATCATAAATCTCCATTGGATTCAGTGGACATGAGGTTACTTTAGGTACGACTACAATACCTGTTTACCTATGTGGGTCGGTTACTCTACATGCATAAATGGAAGGTGTGGGATATTATCAGGTTTGAAGCTTTCAGCTGTTGGTTGA
This genomic stretch from Macadamia integrifolia cultivar HAES 741 chromosome 2, SCU_Mint_v3, whole genome shotgun sequence harbors:
- the LOC122066324 gene encoding ABC transporter C family member 3-like — protein: MSYDSVHGTLMFFPNSSTLMSSLTVLFLKPIFLHGFSASSHLVLLLVLSFYWACKKLTTPKHEGSIQGLKHTSFSYYRSTLFVSLGLFFFNLLFCALNYFFWYRNGWSSENLVTQLDFVLRTLAWFAVASYLHFQFHSHELRFPNLLRIWWGFYFLLSCSCLVMDAVSFEKHQFLPTQSWISDVVSVLAGLFFCYAGFFGKQRGDTHLREPLLNGNNNRANGVEGSRKTIGGDNITPYSAANFLSILTFSWMGPLLAVGNKKTIDLEDVPQLATSDTVNRVFPVLRSKLESDGGCGGGGVGRDQITTPKLVKALILSAWREIVLTGILALIYTFASYVGPYFIDSFVQYLNSPDQDKSKGYMLVSTFFFAKLVECLSQRHWFFRVQQVGIRTRAGLVAMIYRKGLKLSNESKQGHTSGEIINFMTVDAERVGDFSWYMHDLWMVLVQVALALVILYKSLGLASIAALVTTIIVMLANIPLGTLQEKFQGKLMDSKDQRMKVTSEILRNMRILKLQGWEMKFLAKIVELRKAEAGWLKKYLYTSAMTTFVFWGAPTFVSVATFGACMILGIPLESGKILAALATFRILQEPIYNLPDTISMLVQTKVSLDRIASFLRLDDLQPNVVQKLPVGSSEISIEIINGNFSWDPKSSILTLKDLNFQVYQGMRVAVCGPVGSGKSSLLSCILGEMHKESGTVKLSGTKAYIAQSPWIQSGKIVENILFGKEMDIERYEKVLEACSLKRDLEILPFGDQTVIGERGINLSGGQKQRIQIARALYQDAEIYLFDDPFSAVDAHTGSHLFKECLLGHLSSKTVIYVTHQVEFLPSADLILVMRGGKITQVGKYEEILNSGTDFMELVGAHKKALAALNSTSRVVFSENLVTREEVGTTRNSENAFQEEEEKRELINAKTEKVVGKERQLVQEEEREKGRVGLSVYWKYITMAYKGALVPLILLGQILFQLLQIASNYWMAWATPVSKDVKPHVRGSTLIFVYVILALVSSLCVLVRSTLTATVGYKTATLLFNKMHLCIFRAPMSFFDSTPSGRILNQASTDQSAVDTSIPFQIGTFAFTMIQLFGIIAVMSQVAWQVFIVFIPVIAICLWYQQYYITTARELARLVGVCKAPIIQHFAESMSGSTTIRSFDQEQRFMETNLKLIDGYSRPKFHTGGAMEWLCFRLDMLSSLAFAFSLFFLILMPKGVINPGIAGLAVTYGLNLNMLQAWVIWNLCNLENNIISVERILQYTCIASEPPLVTEVNRLDCDWPSHGNVDIVNLQIRYAPHLPLVLRGLTCTFPGGMKVGIVGRTGSGKSTLIQALFRIVEPAAGHIVIDGVDISKIGLHNLRSRLSIIPQDPIMFEGTVRNNLDPIEEYTDGQIWEALDRCQLGDEVREKEEKLDSAVTENGENWSMGQRQLVCLGRVLLKRSKILVLDEATASVDTATDNLIQHTLRQQFSGSTVITIAHRITSVLDSDMVLLLDHGLIMEYDSPAKLLENKSSSFAKLVAEYTQRNPK